The region taggaatataaattaatacttccatgatgaaaatatatgatgTATATGTATGTGTATATGTAGTATCATGTTATgtcttataaaaaatgaaatatatttatatgtatataaataattatttatttatttattattatttttttattacttttcTTGGAAGAACATCAAcatgtatatgtatatatatatgtatatatatatatatatatatattatttattaccaatttgataagaatataaaattaaggatgaatataaacaattaatgttatatatatttatgtaaacatatgttatttaaatataattattatttgaaaaacataacatatatatgaatgttttataacacatatatataacatttagaaatacaaaaatatatatacacacacatataagtatataaaaaaaatatatataatatgaaatattatattatatgtaaatgaaaaaaatgtaaatctaaaataaataaggaagaaaaaagaaatattgaatatgtgtcattatatttttatagaaatatataatctGATTAAGGTTTATTTTTAagtatttttattctaAAAAAGActaatatgaaaaaattttcagaattttaatatataaatatatatatatgtttataataatttatgaatcatattatttttacattcaaatatgttatattgaatgaattgaaatatttgttaatgaatatatgtattttattttattattcctgaaattttaatttttttttttttggttttGTGTACCATATACCCATATTATATGAgtgtttatataaaataatatgtaataaaatttatggaatataaaaagttttagaaaatatatatgaattatatataatgaataaaCCTAcatttaacatatataatattttcttattataatataattaaatttattcattatattttctttttcttattaaatatttttaatttgataatattcaagtataaatacacatactttattatattatattattaataaataaaaaatgtctatataattttattttggtaaaaaataatatttctattattataatgtatttaaaaaaaaaattattcttttttctatgtatatattttaatatggatatgtaaaatatttattaatttatttttaatatactttatatatatatatatatatatatatatacatacattAGTAATCTTTGTTGTTTCATAAGggtaaatatatttatgtgtaataacataataagcctcttaaaaatattttatttgattatataaatatatgatttatatttttaattaccttgttgtatatttattattttagtatgttgttaaaaaaaaaaaaaaaaaaaaaagcttctaattatcttttaaatatataaaatttatggtacattatatataatatatatgcaataataaataatatatatttaaatatattctttattatacttttaattataatatataattttataaatttgagaaaaatttttatttattaaaaaaatggaatattttttgtatatattgtttttttaacaaggaaaaaaaaaaaaatatattttttgatatattttaaatgtGGATATAATTCaatgttatttttataactATAACTTTTctatagaatatataaaattaatatattcagtaatatatatatatatatattatatacatatgtaaaaaaaaatatttaagaaaaaaaaaaaaaaataaataaataaaaataataaaataaaaaaaataagtaattgatatatttaatattataacattaatattttttaattaaatttcataaaaatgatCCTAAGAAAAATGCAgattaatattttaatagAGTCgtctttttaaatatgaaaaaaaaagatttaatataaatatatatattgaaatatatattctcattattataacagtattatttatataataggacatattaaaaagaaatatgcatgcaaatattattttgtattttctcttcatatgttattattatatatatataaaaaaataatgatttttattttatagaatataacatttgagaatattttataagaaataaaatataattatttaaatttataaaaatcataaaaaccgtttatatttatttgttattgTTATATTCTTGAATTTGTGTTTTTTACATTTGTTTATTTCctataaaagaaaatattatatatttttatttaattaaatattttatattcctttatttattttttttttataatttcattatattataaaaaaaaaaaaatttatataaatataaatataaatatataacataccttttatttataaattgaattatttttattttttatactatataaataaatatatattattatttgtcataatttcattctttatatatcaaccaaaaaaataataacgttattaaatatgggaattaaaaaaaattgtacTATTTTTCCCTCTTGTTGTGCTAAAAGGAATCAAAAGGGGACATTGTATTATGTCTCGTTTAAATTTCTTTGCTTaagtttatatataattggattttattatgttttatttaatgtaagctgataatatatatttatttaatataaaatatttattacatgtatatatgttatatatatatatatatatatttatttttatttttttttatagaaCTCTTTAGAAAATGGTAGCTTAGAAATAGCTAAaaattgtaatatatataaacgAAATTTAGTTCAGGAGGAAAAAGTTAAGGTAccaaaaaagaaaaaaaatttaaaatataaaaaaggagATGTGATTAAAGTAAAATCCAATGAAACTGATATTAAATGTAATGAAGAAGTAGTAGCGGAAAATGACAATAGTAGTAATAATTGTTGTGCAAATAATAATGCGGAAAGTGAAAGTAATGTTTctatatgtaatataaattataatgatatgtCAAAGAATTTAACagaaaaagaattatatgaGGTTTTAAATTCATTTAAAGAATGCCCTCCAAAAGAAGATCTTAGAAATATATGGAATCATACACTTTCTGTCGTGAAACAAGgttttgataatatatttcacGAGTTAAAGGTATCAATACAAGAAAATTTAGATAATGATATTGATTTGGGTGATGGAAAACTCTTATATAACGATATATGGTCAAGACTTTATTTCAACTATTGTAGAGAATTAAGAACAGAAGAGGCAGAATACATTAAAAAGTTTTATAGATTAATTAATGATAAAAGTAGAATTGATAAAAgtttaaattttatttattcattcttagaacattttaatacatttaaaGGGGAACTGAAGGAAAATTTCGAAAAGGAGCTCTCAAAAGAAATTAAGAAAAGTGCTAATAgttaaaattattaattataagaattaaaagaaataaaaatttaattatatataacattgaatataagaaatttatataatatatttatttcgTTAAAAgtaattaattattatatatatatatatatgtaaaattaaatttttatttttgaattatAAACAAACGTATATAGatttatgttattttgCTTTTTCATGTCTATTCTCTAgtataatacatataatatatatattttttagCTTTAAGAATTGATTATCatttcaaaaatatatttgaattaGAAGTGTgtatgtttatatatatatatatatatatatatatataatttttaatgttttaatatattataactaTTTTATCTATTGAAATTCAAATCgaaatttatattatataaaattgttCTATAAGTATTACATAATTAGgcatataaatatagtatattattaacaaTTGTACTTGTGTTATTGATGTAATTTAAACATTTCTAcaatttaaataaagaagaaaaaggaaaaaaaaattattattaatactATTATTTACTATAAAAATACCGAATATTTTACTAAATATAGCTAAGgaatatttaatattatattaatacaaaagaattttcaaatataatagaaaaatatatattttgtgtattaaattaattaatcTATTTTAATACACATAATTTATGTAATGacaaaatataattgatatgtatatatttttgtgaaacattttgtattattatgtgattctttaatatattttaaaatattaatattaatatctATTCGCAAATTCAAATCTTGTAATATGATAACCTAATGTAGCTATTTTAATTGAAGGAAAGtattaaaaagatattCTGTGCTAACAGTCGTAtgatttaataataatgaatgCTATTTTTGTAAATTAATATCTACTAATTTGGTAATAAATATGTCATAAATAGCACATAATAACAATAAGtgtattttataaaaaggtttttcctttattgtgtttatttctttcttttaaatgataatacTCTTCCACTTGATCTTGTAATGTTTCTTTTGTTTgattatatgatattatttcagctttatttatattatttttatgatatgaatgtttcttattatatatgttcttACAATTTATACATCTATTAAAATGTTATggaatattttattattatttgaagtgcgtatatatatatatatatatatatatatatatttttcacTAAATCTTAATGAATTTTATAAGGTGGTATTTAATACATGATTAATctcatttaatattatttttgcATGATAATTCGAAGAATATAAGAAGAACTATTgcttataaaaaaatagaaaatatgatagaaataaaaaaaaattgaaaggatatattataatatgttaataaatataaataaagtATAGTACTGTAcagaatatatatatatatatatatattaccttattaaatatgtataaatatgtGAGGAAAATACATGGTAAAAAATACTTAATaattaatgaaaaatacaaaatgtTCTCAACTACATTATTacattaaaatattattatatataaaataatatttatatattgaatgtgtattatataaggtgttaatttattaaatatatatgaatttttatattcttaagtaatgttttttttttttttttttttttttttatatatattattgaattaatgaaaatataaatgtttataaaaatattgaagatatagtatattaattaattcataaaaaaaaaaaaggattgaattatattaaaatattaactaatttctattaatattgcacaatataatattataatctttatacaaatatcgtttttacacatatatatatatatatatatatatatatatatacgTATACAATATCactatatattattattgaatatacattttaatattataaaattaaattatatacttatttttatttgaatatatttttttcttcagTTTTAgttttgtttattattgGGGTGAATggaaaaaattaattcGCTTACAAAAATATGTAAGTACTGGTATAAGTAAAACTGTAGAAGCACCAAGTATTACCGCGTTATCAATTACATCTTCTTTTAAATCTGATTGTTTATTCTGTATATTTGAATCTACTACCTTGtctataaaaatattatcaaagGCTTTACATAGAAGTTTGGctcttttaaaaaaaggtttttttttattattatttatttctcTCATTTCTTCATCATATTCGTTTAGCAAATCTTCCAAGGTTTCTTCTCTTGTagttatattataattgtTATCATATTCtgatatattatcatttgaTTGCTTTTTGGAAGTTTCTAACAATTCTGTTTGAGatgaaataattatattttcttcataatcatcagttttattatttatgtgtGAGACCTTTAATTGTGACCTATTATTATACCTTAACATTTCATTCAATGTTCGTTTCATAATTAAAGTAGAAACCTTgttaaaattatatattt is a window of Plasmodium gaboni strain SY75 chromosome 4, whole genome shotgun sequence DNA encoding:
- a CDS encoding exported protein (hyp6) translates to MHKLLILFKKLLFIYFFNLLIYINNEHFLNIINYEIYNFNKVSTLIMKRTLNEMLRYNNRSQLKVSHINNKTDDYEENIIISSQTELLETSKKQSNDNISEYDNNYNITTREETLEDLLNEYDEEMREINNNKKKPFFKRAKLLCKAFDNIFIDKVVDSNIQNKQSDLKEDVIDNAVILGASTVLLIPVLTYFCKRINFFHSPQ
- a CDS encoding exported protein (PHISTa) yields the protein MGIKKNCTIFPSCCAKRNQKGTLYYVSFKFLCLSLYIIGFYYVLFNNSLENGSLEIAKNCNIYKRNLVQEEKVKVPKKKKNLKYKKGDVIKVKSNETDIKCNEEVVAENDNSSNNCCANNNAESESNVSICNINYNDMSKNLTEKELYEVLNSFKECPPKEDLRNIWNHTLSVVKQGFDNIFHELKVSIQENLDNDIDLGDGKLLYNDIWSRLYFNYCRELRTEEAEYIKKFYRLINDKSRIDKSLNFIYSFLEHFNTFKGELKENFEKELSKEIKKSANS